The Zingiber officinale cultivar Zhangliang unplaced genomic scaffold, Zo_v1.1 ctg45, whole genome shotgun sequence DNA window CAATAGCATGCTCTACTTGTGAATCAAATGGCTATGTCGAATGCAAGTGGTGCGCTGGCACCGGCTTCTTCATCCTTGGCAATCAAATGCTTTGCGAAGTGCCATCTAGAAACACTGCCTGTGTTATATGCACGGGAAAGGTACTCTATGAACCTTGAACCTCGACTTTTACAATGCAACTCATTTGGTTTTCCTCCAGGGTTCTGCTGCTTGTCGTGACTGCAAAGGCACAGGCTTCCGTGCAAAGTGGCTGGAAGATCCTCCACCTCCCAAATGAAGTCCCTTTTTTTCTGCTGTATAGTGTGTTGGAAACACCATGATTcagattattttgcaggataaaacTGCATTTTTTAACGTTTACTGCAACTGTCAGAGTCTCCATAGTTGAATGTTGAAACTTGAAGCTATTAAATAACGAGAAATTCTTCAGAATGATAGAAATGAATGATCCGATTTATATATAAATGTATACATAATGTTTCCCATGTATAAGCATAATTGTTACTAAACAAACTAAGCAAGTTGACCCTAACAAGTTGTGGTTGCATGAAGCTAGCTAGTTTTGTAATCAAATTCTCAACTTTCAGAACATTTTCAGTTTGTAGCCTAATATTTATAGAgctagaaagtttcaaattgttTGCAAGATCAGCCATACAAACATCTCCCCTAAAGTAGTCTCATTAATATGTTCACAAGCTTTGCCTACTTGTCTCCTTTCACAATCTAGTGGCCAACTCTATATAGTAGCATTTCATGTTTTCTTCACTTCAATCAACTTCAGAGTTCAGAATGAAGAAGATAGAGCAAGAGAAAATGTATGCATTGCTCTTGGCCAGCAAGGACTCTTGACTAAGTCAAGAAGCAGTACAAGGGCTACTTCGACGTATTTGTTGAAGCCATCAGGTAATATATAATTCACTTGAGGAATTAGTTTGAACATGGAGTTTGACATGATACTTCCTCAATttcatttcttctttttcttgcagGTGTTGTGTAGAGCACTTGGTGGAGAAGTGAGGAAGTCTTGTGGCGGATGGGACATTGGGAAGGAAGGTGATCATGGAGGATGAGTTGAGGCATATTAAGTTCTTGGAAAGACTGGAAGTCATTCCGGAATGTGTTTCGATCTTCAAATGCTACCGAGATAAGGTCTAGGGTTTAGAAGCAAGTGTGGCAAAGTCCGACCGGAACAGAAGTGATCGCCTCGTCCAAGAAGACTGGAATCGAGATGTTCTACATAGGAGATCACAGATTGGGCATTCAAAGTCACCCTGAATACAATAAAGGCATGTTGCATAGTCTCATAGATCGTCTCCTCGCCAATGAATCAATCTGTGTAAGCTTTAAGCAACAAGAGTTTTTCTTCTCATAATGTCAGTTATTGAAATGTTTgtgttgataatttttttttttaatttttttttgtagaatTGTTATGCTGATGATGTGAAAGCAAGCTTGGAGGAAGCTGCGCCTAATAAGGAATTCTGGGAGAAGTTGTGCAAGAGCTTCTCATAGGTGAATAAGGACTGATTTTGAATTAGGAAATGTTGAAAAGAAAAAGGACTTTAAAGTAAGTACAAGAACTGTATTAATGCGAAATCTTTGTAATTGTTATTTTGAATAATACATTTTGATACAAAAAGGACCCCAAAAAATTCATCAGTatgattgaaaaaataaaaataaaaatctcagAAAAATGCATCATACTTGGTTTTCAGGGTAGCTAAAAAACTCTGCTTTTGTTAACTTCAACTTCTTCATCTACTGAAAATCAATGTGTTCCTGTCAAGTTTTATTTGGTGTCCTGAATTCATATATGTTATCAATGATTTTCTTCAGGCTCACCAGGATGTGGCATTGCTTCATGTATCTGGCTGATGCCGAGTTCCGGCGAAGAGCTTCCTGTGAATGAATCATCGGAGGTgctcgttcggctttcctggtcGCTGGAACTCGGTAAAgaacttggacttgcacctgctGTGGCTGCTCCGATCTCCATCCGCTTGCCACTCCTTGGTGCACCCGGAGGATCACCATTGCCCTGACCATCGAAGAGCCGAGCAATGGAGAGAAGCCTCCTCCCGAAGGACCTCCCTGACACGACGCCGGTAAGAGAGAGCCTGTCACGGTAAACTGAGCGTAACGAGTAGAAAAGGCAGCAGAGCAACGAGACAGCTCCGGTGATGAGGAAGAGGCCCCAGAAGCTTTTCGCGTTGAGGCTGTGGGTGTCCGGCGAGAGTACGCTGCCCTGGTTCGGGCAGGTCGTCTGATCGCCGAACCATTTCCTCTCAATTTCAGTCATCTCGTTGCCCTCGGTCAGGTTAAGTATCGCCCTCGACAGGTCGGCGACCAACGGAGATCCTTTCCGGAAAACCTGCAAAGCACCACAGAACACGCTCATCAGCATCTTCTCCCCGACTTTGGATCTTCCACGTCTAACAGATGGGCTTACGAATCCAAATCCGCTGGTCTTGTAGATCTGCTCAGCCATGGAGTAGTTGTTGCAGTAGTCCCTGAGGAACACTCTCAGGTACGGGATCTCGTCGACAATGGCGGCCACGCTGCCATCTGCCAGAGCTTGGTGGTACTGCTCAGGCGACCGGAACGGCCTCAATCTCGATTCCTGAAAACCGAGATGCAGCAGGAGCCCCTTCGTGAAGGAGTTGTTGAGGTACCCGATACTCAGCCCTGTCTTGTTGAGCTCCTCGAAGGAGCTCAGAGTCGGATTAAGCTTCTGCACCGTGAGCATGGACGTCAGGCTCGCCGTGTAACTGGACTGCAGTATCAGCACCACGAAGACCCAGATGATCACCACCATCCTCGACAGGTTGCTCGTCAAGTTCTCCCCTGCGTCGGATCGGCAAGCGCTTAGAAACGCCGATCTCTGTGCGAGAACGAGAGTTTCAGTGGCTTACTGTGGGCGAAGACGAGCGTGGAGAAGGCGAAGTAGAAGGTGATGCCCATCTGTTGGCCAGCGGTGCCCTGGAACTCCTCGTTTGTCCGGTGCTCCAAGATCCAGACGACGGCGccggtgaagatgaagaagaccaCGCTTGTCAGCCATAGGTCGGCCGTGAGCGGCTTGTGGAAGATCCACGCGGTGCTGCTGTGCCCGTCCCGGAGAGGGACGACCATGGACACGCCGGAGACCGTGAAAGGAAGGGTGAAGTCGACGATCAGCGACCTGTTTGCGGTGATGGACACGTCACCCACCACTGCGTCATATACCTTCagagaaaatattatttttattaaaataaataaagaaagactgaagatgaagaagaaagaagaagtgacCTGGTCGGCGACCAGTTTGACGAGTGCGTTGTAGTCGCCGCCGCCGGAGCCGTTGGCGTTACGGTAAGGTATGTAATCGAAGGGAAGCGCGTAAGGGAGTCGCTGCACCGCCGCCTCGAAGACGTCGATCACGAACCCGCTCGCCCGCGTCTGGTTCGTCTCCGAGTCGTACTTCATGCTCACGAACGACTGGAACTGCAGCGTCTGGTTCGGTGATCCCGGCACCACCACCTGCAGTCGCCGCCCGCCCGTGGGCGTCTCCCACCCACGGGGCACTGACGTCGAGTAACCCGGCCATATCACCGGACGCAGCTTATTCCCGGCGGTCGAGTTCAGATCGCTGCTCAGCCCATGCTTCTCCGTCCAGAAGCCGATCTCCCTCACGCTCCCCCCGTCCACGTTCACGATCTGGTACGCCGCCACGGCGAGCTCCCCGTCATGGAGCCGGAATCTTCCGGCGAGGCCCTCGAACTCTGCCGTCTTGATGAAGTTCAACAACTTGGGGCCGGTGCTTGAGACCCCCATCCTGGAGAAGTCCGTGCTCGTCGGGGTGGTGTTGGGCCTGAGGAAATCGTGGCTTGCGGCGGCGGGGCCAAGGCGATTGGCGGCGGCGGCGACTGCCCACACAGCGTCGTAGGCCCAAATTCCAAAGTTGTTGAGCTCCGTGATGTCGGATTCATGGTTCTCCCTCAGGAACTCCCTCCTCCACCGCCGATTAAATCGCCGGAGGCGGGGCGACCATGACACGTATGGCTTCACTCCGATCACGCCCTGCAAGAACTCGGCGAGGAAGTGCTGCGAATCGACGATGGTGGCGAACTGGCTGGTGAGCCCTTCAGTGACGATCCACACGGAGCCCTTCGCCATCATCTCCGCTCGCCGGACGAGAGGGAAAAGGCGGCGAGCGAGCCGCAGAGTGACGTGCGCCACGAAGACTCGCGTCTGGAGCGTCTTGAGCCGGTAGAGCTCGGCGGAGATGCGATCGTCTGAGTCGGCGAGAGAGACGGCGCAGCGGTAGGGGACGGCGGCGCCGACCGCATCGAGGGCGTCGGCGAGGACGGGGAGGAGGGCGGTGCCGTAGTCGGAGTCCTCGTAGACGGGGACGACGCTGGTCCAGGCGAAGGCCTGGACGACGGCGGCGATGGCGGCGACCTGGGCGGCGTCGGAGGCGGCGGCGCGGACGAAGAAGGGGGTGCGGGAGGGGGACACCGCGGGGCTGGTGGCGGAAAACGACACGACGGGGACGTTAGCGTATTCGCCGAGGTCGGCGACAAACGGTGACTCGACGGAGGTTTGCGGGCCCAGGATGGCGTGGACCTCCTCGTTGACCAGCAAATCCATCGCTGCAGTTAAAGACTCAATCGGTAATCAAAGCGAAGATTTGACTAGATCGGGGGAAGCCGCAGCGAAGAATAGTCGTACCGGCAGCGGCGGCGTCGACGACGTCGCGGTGGGAGTCGCGAGGGAGGAGGCGGAGGCGGGCGGAGGAGGCAGGGTGGGCGGCGTAGAAGTCGTCGTGTGCCATACCGGCGACTATGCGGCAAACTTTCCCGACGGAGGAATTCATATCGAGGATGAGGCCGACCTTGAACTCCGACGGCCCGTGGGCGGCGGAGAGGAAgcggaggaggaaggagaagaggaggaggaagccgGCGAGGCAGCGATAAGACAGTGTAGGAGTTTTCATGGACGAAGGGACGGTCTGAGATTGGAAGAAGACTAGGATTGTGTTGTTATAGATTAAAGATCCCACGCCTCCAAActatttttgtatatattattTACCAAGATTCCACAATCTGCAAACTCAACGGCGGTGGAAAAAGAGGAATCCGGTCGGCCATCAATCTGTAAACCTAGGTCAACTATGATTCACGTGTTGAATTCAGTTGGAATACTTTGACATCTTGGATAAGGACGACTAGGTCTCATCTGGGGATTAATTCGAAGGCACAAACAGGTCCACATTCAACCAAACGCAATGTGGTCCATTttaatacacacacacacacaaagatTTATTGTTCTTTATTGTTACGATGAATATGAACACTTTGATCATGCAATTGATCATTCAGTGAGCAATGGTGAGCATAAAAGAGAGGAATTGTTGAGAAAGAAGAAACATAAAACAAAAACCAAATCAATCTCTGTAATCACCAaacactttctttttttttctcttacatTTATGATTTGATTTTTCTCGAAAACAATATTACCAATGtaaatcaaattttcattttgcGGGAGGAAAATATTAACTCGAACCTGGCTCAAGATATCGAGGCTAACATGTTGTATGCTGGCAAATCCTTTACCCTGGTAATGTCCTCCAATGCGAGCTCTCGTTCCAACTGAATTCTGGTAGATTTCAGTACCTCCTGCACCAAAAACATCGAAATCCCGAGTCATTCGTCATTGCATAAGTCGATTCAGTAATGCGAGTAGTACGAAGATGCAACGATAGGTGGTGTTACGTTAAACTCCATGTAAGAAGCACGGCGCGCGAGCCACTGAGCATCCAACATTCGGAAAGCCAAACAGTATAGATGATCGAATGCTTCTGCATCGAATTCTAGTAGTTGCAGGAATCGAACTCTTGCTTTTGATGATGGCAACTCTGGAACAAAATAGCCTTTCAGTACTAATATCGACTGAGCCTCCATCCGAATGGTGGGTTTTGAATTACCTGATTCGAGGTCTAGCATCTTGATCAACATAAACGATATGTTGAGACCCGCCACGGCGAAGGGATACTCCCATGTGGCCCTCTCGCCTTCTCTTTTGTGCAACAAAATTTGGAAAGCATTCTGTGACATTTCATATAAGTTAAAGCCAAGAACATCAAAGGACATATCTACTACGAAAAGGAAGCTAACCGGATAATGTTTGCCCAAAAAGATGAGGTTTTCTAATGATATATAGCCACCACTCCTGATCAGCAGAATTGAACATCAGGTTATCGTGAAAGGGTAATGGATCGAGTCAAAAACAAATATTGAGCTTGGAGCCTTACCTAAAATCGGTCGATGGGTCACAACTTTGCCATCCCATTTCCTTCCATGAGTCAGACTTGAGAGGGGGAGTTTCAGAATTAGGATACGCCAACTGCCAAAGATGTTTCAAGGCATTCTGCAGCAGAAACTCGTATCAGTCTGGACACATTCAGATCACAAGGGCCTCTTA harbors:
- the LOC122037449 gene encoding glutamate receptor 2.8-like isoform X1 → MNSSVGKVCRIVAGMAHDDFYAAHPASSARLRLLPRDSHRDVVDAAAAAMDLLVNEEVHAILGPQTSVESPFVADLGEYANVPVVSFSATSPAVSPSRTPFFVRAAASDAAQVAAIAAVVQAFAWTSVVPVYEDSDYGTALLPVLADALDAVGAAVPYRCAVSLADSDDRISAELYRLKTLQTRVFVAHVTLRLARRLFPLVRRAEMMAKGSVWIVTEGLTSQFATIVDSQHFLAEFLQGVIGVKPYVSWSPRLRRFNRRWRREFLRENHESDITELNNFGIWAYDAVWAVAAAANRLGPAAASHDFLRPNTTPTSTDFSRMGVSSTGPKLLNFIKTAEFEGLAGRFRLHDGELAVAAYQIVNVDGGSVREIGFWTEKHGLSSDLNSTAGNKLRPVIWPGYSTSVPRGWETPTGGRRLQVVVPGSPNQTLQFQSFVSMKYDSETNQTRASGFVIDVFEAAVQRLPYALPFDYIPYRNANGSGGGDYNALVKLVADQVYDAVVGDVSITANRSLIVDFTLPFTVSGVSMVVPLRDGHSSTAWIFHKPLTADLWLTSVVFFIFTGAVVWILEHRTNEEFQGTAGQQMGITFYFAFSTLVFAHRENLTSNLSRMVVIIWVFVVLILQSSYTASLTSMLTVQKLNPTLSSFEELNKTGLSIGYLNNSFTKGLLLHLGFQESRLRPFRSPEQYHQALADGSVAAIVDEIPYLRVFLRDYCNNYSMAEQIYKTSGFGFVSPSVRRGRSKVGEKMLMSVFCGALQVFRKGSPLVADLSRAILNLTEGNEMTEIERKWFGDQTTCPNQGSVLSPDTHSLNAKSFWGLFLITGAVSLLCCLFYSLRSVYRDRLSLTGVVSGRSFGRRLLSIARLFDGQGNGDPPGAPRSGKRMEIGAATAGASPSSLPSSSDQESRTSTSDDSFTGSSSPELGISQIHEAMPHPGEPEENH
- the LOC122037449 gene encoding glutamate receptor 2.8-like isoform X2 codes for the protein MNSSVGKVCRIVAGMAHDDFYAAHPASSARLRLLPRDSHRDVVDAAAAAMDLLVNEEVHAILGPQTSVESPFVADLGEYANVPVVSFSATSPAVSPSRTPFFVRAAASDAAQVAAIAAVVQAFAWTSVVPVYEDSDYGTALLPVLADALDAVGAAVPYRCAVSLADSDDRISAELYRLKTLQTRVFVAHVTLRLARRLFPLVRRAEMMAKGSVWIVTEGLTSQFATIVDSQHFLAEFLQGVIGVKPYVSWSPRLRRFNRRWRREFLRENHESDITELNNFGIWAYDAVWAVAAAANRLGPAAASHDFLRPNTTPTSTDFSRMGVSSTGPKLLNFIKTAEFEGLAGRFRLHDGELAVAAYQIVNVDGGSVREIGFWTEKHGLSSDLNSTAGNKLRPVIWPGYSTSVPRGWETPTGGRRLQVVVPGSPNQTLQFQSFVSMKYDSETNQTRASGFVIDVFEAAVQRLPYALPFDYIPYRNANGSGGGDYNALVKLVADQVYDAVVGDVSITANRSLIVDFTLPFTVSGVSMVVPLRDGHSSTAWIFHKPLTADLWLTSVVFFIFTGAVVWILEHRTNEEFQGTAGQQMGITFYFAFSTLVFAHRENLTSNLSRMVVIIWVFVVLILQSSYTASLTSMLTVQKLNPTLSSFEELNKTGLSIGYLNNSFTKGLLLHLGFQESRLRPFRSPEQYHQALADGSVAAIVDEIPYLRVFLRDYCNNYSMAEQIYKTSGFGFVFRKGSPLVADLSRAILNLTEGNEMTEIERKWFGDQTTCPNQGSVLSPDTHSLNAKSFWGLFLITGAVSLLCCLFYSLRSVYRDRLSLTGVVSGRSFGRRLLSIARLFDGQGNGDPPGAPRSGKRMEIGAATAGASPSSLPSSSDQESRTSTSDDSFTGSSSPELGISQIHEAMPHPGEPEENH
- the LOC122037450 gene encoding ELMO domain-containing protein C-like isoform X2, with amino-acid sequence MALKTIRRKLHSGDADGRRSEDLDPPKPSSNCEARLEDYIDFGYYKGCSDRNKDCLDNKRKEVNIHWTCVLSNLSTQWSHRLANTGSVLGRLLPASSVTTFDLSPLQEERLRSLKRRLHVQFDASCLDHQNALKHLWQLAYPNSETPPLKSDSWKEMGWQSCDPSTDFRSGGYISLENLIFLGKHYPNAFQILLHKREGERATWEYPFAVAGLNISFMLIKMLDLESGNSKPTIRMEAQSILVLKGYFVPELPSSKARVRFLQLLEFDAEAFDHLYCLAFRMLDAQWLARRASYMEFNEVLKSTRIQLERELALEDITRVKDLPAYNMLASIS
- the LOC122037450 gene encoding ELMO domain-containing protein C-like isoform X3: MALKTIRRKLHSGDADGRRSEDLDPPKPSSNCEARLEDYIDFGYYKATGCSDRNKDCLDNKRKEVNIHWTCVLSNLSTQWSHRLANTGSVLGRLLPASSVTTFDLSPLQEERLRSLKRRLHVQFDASCLDHQNALKHLWQLAYPNSETPPLKSDSWKEMGWQSCDPSTDFRSGGYISLENLIFLGKHYPNAFQILLHKREGERATWEYPFAVAGLNISFMLIKMLDLESELPSSKARVRFLQLLEFDAEAFDHLYCLAFRMLDAQWLARRASYMEFNEVLKSTRIQLERELALEDITRVKDLPAYNMLASIS
- the LOC122037450 gene encoding ELMO domain-containing protein C-like isoform X1 — translated: MALKTIRRKLHSGDADGRRSEDLDPPKPSSNCEARLEDYIDFGYYKATGCSDRNKDCLDNKRKEVNIHWTCVLSNLSTQWSHRLANTGSVLGRLLPASSVTTFDLSPLQEERLRSLKRRLHVQFDASCLDHQNALKHLWQLAYPNSETPPLKSDSWKEMGWQSCDPSTDFRSGGYISLENLIFLGKHYPNAFQILLHKREGERATWEYPFAVAGLNISFMLIKMLDLESGNSKPTIRMEAQSILVLKGYFVPELPSSKARVRFLQLLEFDAEAFDHLYCLAFRMLDAQWLARRASYMEFNEVLKSTRIQLERELALEDITRVKDLPAYNMLASIS